A region of Vitis riparia cultivar Riparia Gloire de Montpellier isolate 1030 chromosome 12, EGFV_Vit.rip_1.0, whole genome shotgun sequence DNA encodes the following proteins:
- the LOC117925910 gene encoding uncharacterized protein LOC117925910, producing MALQSKKVVNNAPEIFEVLKQVKVNIPLLDMIRQVPAYAKFLKDLCTIKRVMHLKKKAFLTEQVSAIIQCKTPIKYKDQGCPTISVNIGNTFVKRALLDLGASVNLLPYSVYKQLGLGELKSTSITLSLADRSVKFPRGIIEDVLIQIDNFYYPVDFVVLDTEQGTSGLNHVPIILGRPFLATTNALINCRSGVMQLTFGNMTIELNIFHSCKKHGTKEEEELKEVYLIELPMKELVKEKVEDNFSKRGESISNERIEVWRINEEIQPLKLMKWSFSSKKVNTMKHDVHNNPKTVKKKIKEWHDQLIQKNKFKEGYFKPYLFPRKLKYQGVGPFIVCKPYPN from the coding sequence ATGGCTCTTCAATCCAAGAAAGTGGTAAATAATGCTccagaaatttttgaagttctcaagcAAGTCAAAGTCAATATACCACTCCTTGACATGATTAGACAAGTTCCAGCCTATGCCAAGTTTCTTAAGGATTTGTGTACCATAAAGAGAGTGatgcatttgaaaaagaaagctttCTTGACTGAACAAGTTAGTGCAATCATCCAATGCAAAACCCCAATCAAGTATAAGGATCAAGGATGTCCAACTATCTCGGTGAATATTGGCAACACTTTTGTAAAAAGAGCACTtttagacttgggggcaagtgtgaatctTCTTCCTTACTCGGTATATAAGCAATTGGGGCTTGGAGAACTAAAGTCTACTTCCATCACACTTTCATTGGCGGATAGATCGGTTAAGTTTCCAAGAGGAATTATTGAAGATGTGTTGATCCAAATCGATAACTTCTATTATCCGGttgattttgtggtgcttgatacggAACAAGGAACTAGTGGACTCAACCATGTTCCTATTATACTTGGTCGACCTTTCCTTGCCACAACAAATGCATTGATTAATTGTCGAAGTGGGGTGATGCAACTTACCTTTGGTAACATGACAATTGAGCTaaacatttttcattcatgTAAGAAGCATGGTAccaaggaggaggaggaacttAAGGAGgtttatttgattgaattgccTATGAAAGAGCTAGTGAAAGAAAAGGttgaagataatttttcaaaacgtGGTGAATCAATTTCCAATGAACGGATTGAAGTTTGGAGgatcaatgaagaaattcaacCTTTGAAGTTAATGAAATGGTCTTTCAGCTCCAAGAAAGTGAACACCATGAAGCATGATGTGCATAATAATCCAAAGACCGTGAAAAAGAAGATCAAGGAATGGCATGACCAACTTATTCAAAAGAACAAGTTCAAAGAAGGCTATTTCAAGCCATATCTTTTTCCAAGAAAGCTTAAGTACCAAGGAGTTGGTCCATTCATTGTTTGCAAGCCATATCCAAATTGA
- the LOC117925795 gene encoding LOW QUALITY PROTEIN: potassium channel AKT2/3-like (The sequence of the model RefSeq protein was modified relative to this genomic sequence to represent the inferred CDS: inserted 1 base in 1 codon), which translates to MEMKVPHQLYSLYSASNLIKREEHSRKSLKKPEEKQHDDSKPFNSRNLSKVILPPLGVSSYNQNPLAPKGWIISPMDSRYRCWETFMVVLVAYSLWIYPFQVAFLKASPNRQLYITDNVVDLFFAVDIVLTFFVAYIDRRTQLLVCDWRKIAVRYLSTWFLMDMASTMPFEALGSLITGXTKVGLSYSLLGLLRFWRLRRVKQLFTRLEKDIRFSYFWVRCARLLSVTLFLVHCAGCLYYLLADRYPHQGKTWIGAVIPNFRETSLWIRYISALYWSITTMTTVGYGDMHAVNTMEMIFIIFYMLFNLGLTAYLIGNMTNLVVEGTRRTMEFRNSIEAASNFVCRNRLPPRLKEQILAYMCLRFKAESLNQHQLIEQLPKSICKSICQHLFLPTVEKVYLFKGISREILLLLVAKMKAEYIPPREDVIMQNEAPDDVYIIVSGEVEIIDYEGEKEHVVGTLQSADMFGEVGALCCRPQSYTFRTKTLSQLLRLKTSALIEAMQTKKEDNVIILKNFLQHHKRLKDLNIGDLLVENGEEDVDPNMAFNLLTVASTGNAAFLDELLKAKLDPDIGDSKGRTPLHIAASKGHEDCVMVLLKHACNVHVRDINGNTALWDAVSAKHNSIFWILYHCASLSDPYTSGDLLCTAAKRNDLTAMKELLKQGLNIDSKNRQGLTAIQIAMAEDHTDMVKLLVMNGADVIHADTYEFSSETLNEMLQSREMGHRIMVPDTLPTDHETLLRDQGGEKEFNTNGGFKGTNVPRVSIYRGHPLQRKESCCTEAGRLIRLPNSLMELKVIAGEKLGFDARNAMVTNEEGAEIDSIEVIRDNDKLFLVEDPNSLM; encoded by the exons ATGGAAATGAAAGTTCCTCATCAGCTCTACAGTCTGTATTCAGCCTCCAACTTGATCAAGAGGGAAGAGCATAGCCGGAAAAGTCTGAAAAAGCCAGAAGAAAAGCAGCATGATGACTCCAAACCTTTCAACTCCCGGAATCTGTCAAAGGTCATTCTCCCTCCCTTAGGTGTCTCAAGTTATAACCAAAATCCGTTAGCGCCCAAAGGATGGATCATCTCACCAATGGATTCAAGATACAG GTGTTGGGAGACATTTATGGTGGTTTTAGTAGCCTACTCTCTATGGATTTACCCTTTTCAAGTTGCATTTCTGAAAGCCTCTCCAAATAGACAACTATATATCACGGATAATGTCGTTGATCTATTTTTCGCTGTTGACATCGTCCTAACATTTTTCGTTGCTTACATTGATCGAAGAACTCAGCTACTTGTTTGTGACTGGAGAAAGATTGCAGTGAG GTACCTGTCAACATGGTTTCTGATGGATATGGCATCAACTATGCCTTTTGAGGCACTGGGCTCCTTGATCACTG AAACAAAAGTGGGTCTCTCCTACTCCCTCTTGGGTCTGCTCAGATTCTGGCGTCTCCGCCGTGTCAAGCAACTCTTCACCAG GCTTGAGAAGGACATCAGATTCAGCTATTTCTGGGTTCGATGTGCTAGGCTATTATCA GTGACATTGTTTCTGGTGCACTGTGCTGGGTGCCTATACTACTTGCTAGCTGATCGATACCCGCATCAAGGAAAGACGTGGATTGGAGCCGTTATACCGAATTTTAGAGAGACAAGCCTTTGGATCAGATATATTTCAGCCCTGTATTGGTCCATCACCACCATGACCACTGTTGGCTATGGTGACATGCATGCTGTGAACACTATGGAGAtgatcttcatcattttctacatgctattcAACCTTGGCTTAACTGCTTACTTGATCGGTAACATGACAAACTTAGTTGTTGAAGGCACTAGACGTACTATGGAATTT AGAAATAGCATAGAAGCAGCATCAAACTTTGTATGCAGAAACCGGTTGCCTCCAAGATTGAAAGAGCAGATACTGGCTTATATGTGTTTGAGATTTAAGGCTGAGAGCTTGAATCAGCACCAACTAATTGAACAGCTGCCCAAATCCATATGCAAAAGCATCTGCCAGCATTTATTCTTGCCAACTGTGGAGAAGGTCTATCTTTTCAAGGGAATCTCAAGAGAAATACTCTTGCTCCTG GTTGCAAAGATGAAGGCTGAGTACATACCTCCTAGAGAAGATGTTATAATGCAGAATGAGGCGCCAGATGACGTTTACATAATTGTATCTGGAGAAGTTGAAATTATTGATTATGAGGGAGAGAAAGAGCATGTTGTTGGGACTCTACAGTCTGCAGACATGTTTGGAGAAGTTGGGGCACTTTGCTGCAGACCTCAAAGCTATACGTTCCGAACCAAGACCCTTTCACAACTCCTGAGGCTGAAGACCAGTGCACTGATAGAAGCAATGCAGACTAAGAAGGAAGACAATGTGATTATCCTTAAAAACTTTCTTCAG CATCACAAAAGGCTTAAGGATCTAAACATTGGAGATTTGCTGGTGGAGAATGGGGAAGAAGATGTTGACCCCAACATGGCTTTCAATTTACTGACTGTTGCCAGCACTGGCAACGCAGCCTTTCTTGATGAGCTTCTCAAGGCAAAATTGGACCCTGATATTGGGGACTCCAAAGGAAGAACCCCATTG CACATAGCAGCATCAAAAGGGCATGAAGATTGTGTAATGGTACTTCTCAAACATGCGTGCAATGTACATGTCCGAG ATATAAATGGCAACACTGCATTATGGGATGCTGTATCTGCAAAACACAATTCTATATTCTGGATCCTATATCACTGTGCTTCCCTTTCAGATCCCTACACTTCTGGTGATCTTTTGTGCACTGCTGCAAAGAGAAATGACCTAACAGCGATGAAGGAGCTCCTGAAACAAGGTTTAAACATAGACTCGAAGAATCGCCAAGGGTTAACAGCAATCCAGATTGCCATGGCAGAAGACCACACAGATATGGTAAAGCTACTTGTAATGAATGGCGCAGATGTTATCCATGCCGATACCTATGAATTCTCTTCAGAAACTCTGAATGAAATGCTGCAAAGCCGAGAGATGGGACACCGAATTATGGTGCCTGATACCTTGCCTACTGATCATGAAACGTTGTTGAGGGACCAAGGAGGAGAAAAGGAGTTTAATACTAATGGAGGATTCAAAGGAACAAATGTTCCAAGGGTGAGCATATATAGAGGCCATCCTCTGCAGAGAAAAGAGAGCTGCTGCACTGAAGCTGGCCGGCTGATTAGGTTGCCAAACTCATTAATGGAGCTCAAGGTCATTGCAG GTGAGAAGCTTGGATTTGATGCAAGAAATGCAATGGTAACGAACGAAGAAGGAGCAGAAATCGACTCCATTGAAGTTATTAGAGACAATGATAAGCTTTTCCTAGTTGAAGATCCAAACTCCCTGATGTAA